In Mucilaginibacter auburnensis, the genomic stretch ATCCATATTGCTGATAATGTGAGGGATAATAATATTGTCAGGATATTTTTTGATGAACATATCCATAGCTGCTATATGTAACCCGTACTCGCGTCGTCGTCCGGATTCAACGCGTTCCAGTATAAAATTGAATTCTTTATCTGTTAACTGATCACTTTTGGAGTTTTTCATTTTAGCTACCCAAATGGCGTTCTCCCGTCTTATTTTTTGGCCCATCTCATTCTCCATATTATAATAGGCGGTCAGTTCTTGCTGCATTATCGATTGGGTTTGTATTTTCACATAGCGATCTTCTTCTTTTGGCACCTCAATGTTGTATTTACCCGGTTCCAGATAAATTTCAAAATCGCGCGGATGGTTTCCTTCCTGTACCGACAATGTGTAATAACCATTTGCCGGTAGCATTAGTTGTTTTGCAGTAAACTTTCCGCCTTTAATAACCTGGTTAAGTAATGATGTTCCAACGGCATCTTGTATAGTAACAATGCCACCATCTGCTCCGGATGCTACACCTTCAATTTCAATGTTATTTGATTTGCAGCTGCAAAATAACAGCGCAATTATCATCAGGCTTAAATATCTCATGTAAGGTTAGTGTTGGTGCTACTAAGCTAATAGTTTAGCCGTTATTTTCAAAGCGCTAAGTTTTTTAAACAAGTATTTAGTATAACTTTTCCCTATCTGATATAGAATTAATTGATTTTGATTTGAGGCGGAAGCCATCTAACTTTATAAAAATAGCGGCGTGGTCGTTATATAGTATCTGAGCAAACCTGTTAAACTTATTTTATGGAAAACAATTCAAACGACATCAGCAAATGCCCTTTTCACAACGGCACCATGAAACAAAATGTTGCCGGCGGCGGAACAAAAAATCATGATTGGTGGCCTAAGCAACTTAAAGTTAATATCCTGCGTCAGCATTCTTCTCTTTCAGATCCTATGGATAAGGATTTTAATTATGCTGAAGCATTTAATAGTTTAGACCTTGAAGCATTAAAAAAAGACTTGCATGCCTTAATGACCGACTCGCAAGATTGGTGGCCTGCAGATTTTGGTCATTACGGTGGTTTGTTCATCCGTATGGCCTGGCATAGTGCAGGCACTTACCGTGTGCAAGATGGTAGAGGTGGAGCAGGCGAGGGGCAGCAGCGGTTCGCACCGTTGAATAGTTGGCCCGACAATGTTAGCTTAGATAAAGCCCGCAGATTACTTTGGCCTATCAAACAAAAATATGGTAAAAAGATTTCATGGGCTGATCTGTTGATCCTCACAGGAAACGTGGCGTTGGAGTCAATGGGTTTTAAAACTTTTGGCTTTGCAGGCGGACGTGAGGACGTTTGGGAACCTAACCAGGATGTTTACTGGGGTTCAGAGACCACATGGCTGGGTGGCGACAAACGTTACGCGCATGGTTCAGACGGTGTTGAGGGTAGAGGAGTATTGGTATCTGACGATGACGCGGATGGCGATGTGCACTCCCGTAACCTTGAAAATCCGTTGGCTGCCGTACAAATGGGCTTGATCTATGTTAATCCGGAAGGACCTGATGGCAACCCCGACCCGGTTTTGGCCGCAAAAGATATACGCGACACTTTTGGTAGAATGGCTATGAATGACGAGGAAACGGTAGCGCTAATTGCGGGCGGACACACCTTTGGTAAAACGCATGGTGCTGCCACAGCCGACCATGTAGGTAAAGAACCGGAAGCTGCGGATCTGGAACTACAAGGATTTGGCTGGCACAATACCTATGGCAGTGGCAAAGGCCCCGATACCATTACCAGTGGTTTGGAAGTTACCTGGACGAAAACGCCAACGCAATGGAGCAATAACTTTTTTGAGAACCTTTTGGGTTTTGAATGGCAACTGAGCAAAAGTCCGGGTGGCGCGCATCAATGGGTGGCGAAAAATGCCGAGGCTATCATACCGGATGCTTATGATAGTTCAAAAAAACACTTGCCAACCATGTTAACCACAGATCTGGCTTTGCGATTTGATCCGGCATATGAGAAAATATCACGCCGCTTTCTGGAAAATCCGGATCAGTTTGCCGACGCCTTTGCCCGTGCATGGTTTAAATTAACGCACCGCGATATGGGACCGAAAGAACGCTATTTAGGTCCGGATGTGCCACAGGAAGAACTGCTTTGGCAAGACCCTATACCAGCGGTTGACCATGAATTAATAAACGATGCGGATGTAGCTGCTTTAAAAGATAAGATACTGTCATCCGGCCTTAGTGTAGCTGAGCTGGTCTCAACCGCATGGGCATCGGCTTCAACTTTCCGTGGTTCGGATAAAAGGGGAGGCGCTAACGGAGCGCGTATACGCCTGGCACCGCAGCGTTACTGGCAGGTAAATAATCCGGTGCAATTACAAAAGGTATTAGACGTGTTGGCGCAGATACAAAACGACTTCAACGCCAGCGGTAAAAAAGTTTCTTTAGCAGATCTGATCGTTCTGGCAGGATGCGCAGCTGTTGAAAAGGCTGCTAAAGATGCAGGAAAAGATGTGAAAGTGCCGTTTACGCCCGGAAGGATGGATGCATCACAGGAGAAAACCGATGTGGAATCTTTCGGTTATTTGGAGCCAATTGCTGATGGTTTCCGCAATTATCGTAAATCAAAAACTTCCGTTTCAACTGAAGAATTACTGATTGATAAAGCGCATTTACTAACTTTAACTGCTCCCGAACTGACTGTTTTAATAGGAGGGCTGCGCGTGTTAGGCGCTAATTACGATGGTTCAA encodes the following:
- the katG gene encoding catalase/peroxidase HPI; translation: MENNSNDISKCPFHNGTMKQNVAGGGTKNHDWWPKQLKVNILRQHSSLSDPMDKDFNYAEAFNSLDLEALKKDLHALMTDSQDWWPADFGHYGGLFIRMAWHSAGTYRVQDGRGGAGEGQQRFAPLNSWPDNVSLDKARRLLWPIKQKYGKKISWADLLILTGNVALESMGFKTFGFAGGREDVWEPNQDVYWGSETTWLGGDKRYAHGSDGVEGRGVLVSDDDADGDVHSRNLENPLAAVQMGLIYVNPEGPDGNPDPVLAAKDIRDTFGRMAMNDEETVALIAGGHTFGKTHGAATADHVGKEPEAADLELQGFGWHNTYGSGKGPDTITSGLEVTWTKTPTQWSNNFFENLLGFEWQLSKSPGGAHQWVAKNAEAIIPDAYDSSKKHLPTMLTTDLALRFDPAYEKISRRFLENPDQFADAFARAWFKLTHRDMGPKERYLGPDVPQEELLWQDPIPAVDHELINDADVAALKDKILSSGLSVAELVSTAWASASTFRGSDKRGGANGARIRLAPQRYWQVNNPVQLQKVLDVLAQIQNDFNASGKKVSLADLIVLAGCAAVEKAAKDAGKDVKVPFTPGRMDASQEKTDVESFGYLEPIADGFRNYRKSKTSVSTEELLIDKAHLLTLTAPELTVLIGGLRVLGANYDGSKHGVFTNSPGLLTNDYFVNLLDMGTAWKATSPDRETYEGTDRATGQAKWTGTRADLVFGSNAELRAIAEVYASSDAHDKFIKDFVAAWNKVMNLDRFDLKK